A genome region from Eremothecium cymbalariae DBVPG#7215 chromosome 4, complete sequence includes the following:
- the CSF1 gene encoding Csf1p (similar to Ashbya gossypii AGR088W) — translation MDFQTEFEAIQVPYERRFGWVFLVNWAQLILINVFTTFYLWRAIGYIVTKILNWVIWKRYKVVINIQSLGFSIIGGKVYFKNISITDRDQTISILKGTFTWRYWLLNPRPTQLKNSNINDENSKCRFKLECDGVELFIYNKIAVYEDILNELAKSDKDSSRKFATDDESIFGRVKTDSSVMFDPLDESSEQSKVGQTILNSVSNQSAVPLYLDFLPAEVILSSGAVVVGNKHTPSVAIIQYARIEGIIDVAGPTSNLDQYKLRSEFELSSTRVSVKPNISFGNGSSSKKHKIDGKPFNLWQKLKDCLLFTISHILAFTGNKKGLTGQEEFLTSWKGLAMYDVATSDTFSDEIPFDLQNHEYAKYTTILNADRIKLLYSYDTPGVITETLIKGYENGDIPPSPEYSIDVQLYDANFYYGPWAHRQLQYFIKMFSPAVSRDFSAHRKPVLGKSREHANFRCEIVIMEDSVWRIPTKEPSKDAAFLDKYKSTNDESRAFGWIDIKLNKDTNISIELGLQASECGFENTFHANLVNPVIITSVNHDVLFNAKAHQIIARQSYPHQWNSAITWALHFISSDLELFILRDHFNLLVDLFTDFASGDAVPYELFRPVLYQFSWDISNYSLYLNANDANIVNNPLDFNENCYISIHGNSARIGVKLPIETISEESITISYEIYTPKFDIQLKTPPWHTLHEFMAQRFVGRSHEFSASGSYLSYNDVDIDNVDTINLECKTNHATFLAYGFLLRYVMNLKLNYFGEFAQFRTTEEYSEELAQRNDVATDIFNNNDDDQTTELVEPNSYGESGFDILHGKKIDKASLKRTVNEKDIWVTFFFEDGCFVLPESFYDFKSCFGLHFDNITFDMRYLSYYADLAFSMNSTYIKRYPDVSSNSVFDVCGSNPFITSNYDGYLSEFNIHIHRMFGLPPAEETYLFKIDVSLGYLSFESDIEALKGFIQFITKFSFGFDNFEDVLHYEMARSFDISCLSFFADDISIRLNNIDTNKFISLSIPNVSLKLLDFGTSKYSLRANIDIPNFDFLVSSMDDHNIVLGTISTSISFAIFSRNPDFKTTNNLQTQHILLSDAPFCRCSFLHPQEYQTSDLYKLLYASIPPSSSIPLLPEPIGPNNFDTIFENLLGDIYQDYISEGTFDISNDTKLQLNIDEFKKHSENSFSKHKTKNLTIDIVDELHEVRSFVFELPHINIDIHIDVLEVFADLYRQLTTFTISDTIDGLGVDIVNNFSKTFFGASSVTEAKVVCPRIDFRLRMYEYYALEDVKHYFVSDINKLDLNLRLRQEYDKESANSEMNSKNKLSVYYKTALINGKMLSKENFIYPSESSEFSYKSTFEELEGYAFYDDDLVTDANLQRGCVFINQEHSDSISEFIKTLYLKFNTFIKSVTISKNFNKSMKRELLIRIAQAGQDYGIQHDPPVITKPAVITRLSRHHVRESRSWRIVTRLRHVLNYLPQYWYETTSLELQKGKFRSEEDAKLQFLDIFTRWRSWEFADVERCFLYKKTYIPAEVTFAKTICFSSDLLTISFNERDKEHLFMNSFMIDIRNDCYVSSAVGESMAAKSNNVYKTVVSLDELQINVDKKIILKLSKLIHTLKFEYVYSNPIVVAKDANGRCKNISLQLNKITTNCFLGNVSLGFIFERIYVYSLIDTLDSGNNSLLSVLLFFDVAKLFFRYKTRNLFSLDFTDLHFNLTYLSKQKTYGFYHSAEFMNINSSIPSINDIIEANNEIRLHINEIGQDFASNIQYTELPVLPDSQVLKPIAMVKMNIAAINIQLQLLLPFILRYSCKEFEINVDFGRILQSSLSLQDTSVELLSLEFQEPYMKYSHSYLKLIGMDLGNTDNLGRISLDSSFSKLSIFEPKKNMRLFLSDIEQAVKNIEILRSTMLETKSSTVQNEFPFSRLIPIQLNLNVEYIGLLLDFGTTLYVLEFNNLEFSFSKDKTSSNPVVPTFSSDYSSESICFLIKDRRVKETLSKVLDFSLRIKVIRSSLLAIQSLQIESSYLHAVLSPMSLVRLLSFVNEFSIMKSIYHDIKPRSTSSNSTLSILPISIKSAHILSYNLCIGWLFDLGYNANEGLIWGYERLFAVYDKPYGKLTLLDAYFSVAHGFSSSTYYPDGNEKGAMNRSYLPSMQINYWLEEENGTKDLFIRVNGEELDVSLLAWWFTIVDEATQSLHKFKKLKETILDPLKVTSNDPILGEWNYLDNPLASSVRSINCIINYAGSSMKLYSRDDIQHGTCSFEIRSPAHTVTIDYKYYPSKKKSHWIRTLATVNTTHNTLFPVCVPLLNEMWLTFNTMLKNSCSQFSNGAPNLASAKAEINYRDLLEAFDIAVIINVGKQEISLTCEPTAKIQATIGFEKFDIKIFTNSMVPDEPLCLSVDLHNLMASSRHVFSREISSSLSLQQISMVFSLTHSEYIHTYGSTLISKPLFYFNVKQIEDLNLFLEIWSIEKQKSVNDIILAPVTASSFESVPSMPKLQRVPINATFSWDYLLIISEIGAEIDLGPSLGLVKVKSDNLWGLSSHNIDWTQKLLISMKEICMSSSGRLGGYVFIKDIVWKSKITWPIINNFHGVPLVELSLALGAFNTKLSFDYHMFFISTIQNAAIELFNQQDERGFLADLLSVSVSVDNIQVFITSLAYANLFDIYSTIRRMRNDSGRTNLDLLESNELKKISSFDNSKMLASLLSLRTELSVNAQLLNLHIFSTTLIGTEVVVLRTRKVIANTKNEASSKTTSDAKVQTELTWQLQDMSLSLSSFKHQLDENQLDKIDVIDYVKLASIIHGGIILEAPSIFVTMNTWQSQYSNVIELLYSSSFGNGVSITWNLRPINFIKDMWSIHINAMKLRHMQKGNSSEIHIPKDEDIEAKLAKVDLGTKYIYKPLEEPNIEMPKIKDLGDATPPVEWFGLNRSRFPGLTHQIVVVPLQKLSAVAEKEYVRILGKV, via the coding sequence ATGGATTTCCAGACCGAGTTTGAAGCAATCCAAGTACCTTATGAACGTCGATTTGGTTGGGTATTTTTGGTGAATTGGGCACAGCTGATATTAATTAATGTGTTTACAACATTTTATCTTTGGAGAGCAATTGGATACATAGTAACGAAGATTCTCAATTGGGTTATATGGAAGCGGTACAAAGTAGTAATAAACATCCAATCTCTTGGGTTCTCTATTATAGGTGGTAAAGTTTATTTCAAGAATATCTCAATTACTGATAGGGATCAAactatttcaattttaaaggGAACATTTACTTGGAGATATTGGCTACTGAATCCTCGCCCAACACAACTGAAAAATTCAAACATAAATGATGAGAATTCGAAATGCAGGTTTAAATTGGAGTGCGATGGTGTGGAACTTTTcatttataataaaattgCTGTATATGAGGATATATTAAATGAACTGGCAAAGTCAGATAAGGATAGCTCTCGAAAGTTTGCAACAGATGATGaatcaatatttggaagagTAAAGACAGATTCCAGTGTCATGTTTGACCCTCTAGATGAATCTAGTGAGCAATCTAAAGTTGGCCAGACTATATTGAACTCAGTTTCTAATCAATCAGCGGTGCCACTCTATTTAGATTTTTTACCGGCTGAAGTTATATTGTCCAGCGGGGCCGTAGTAGTTGGTAATAAGCACACGCCATCTGTGGCAATCATTCAATATGCTAGAATCGAGGGTATAATTGATGTGGCTGGTCCAACATCGAATCTAGATCAGTATAAGTTGAGGTCAGAATTTGAACTGAGCAGTACGAGAGTTTCTGTTAAACCTAACATATCATTTGGAAATGGCAGTTCCTCAAAGAAACATAAAATAGACGGAAAGCCTTTCAACTTATGGCAGAAGCTTAAAGACTGCTTACTGTTTACAATCTCACATATACTGGCATTCACAGGGAATAAAAAAGGTCTAACTGGACAAGAGGAATTTTTGACAAGTTGGAAAGGTCTGGCAATGTATGACGTTGCTACAAGTGATACGTTTAGCGATGAAATTCCGTTTGATTTGCAGAATCACGAATATGCAAAATACACTACCATCTTAAATGCTGATCGAATAAAGTTACTGTATTCTTATGATACTCCTGGAGTTATTACAGAGACTCTGATTAAAGGTTATGAGAACGGTGATATCCCTCCTTCCCCTGAATATTCAATAGATGTTCAACTTTATGATGCAAACTTTTACTACGGTCCATGGGCTCATCGAcaacttcaatattttaTCAAGATGTTTTCTCCTGCAGTTTCACGAGATTTTTCAGCTCACCGGAAACCCGTTCTTGGTAAGTCAAGGGAGCATGCTAATTTTAGGTGTGAAATAGTTATTATGGAAGATTCTGTTTGGCGCATACCTACAAAGGAGCCCAGCAAAGATGCTGCATTTTTGGATAAATACAAATCGACAAATGATGAATCCAGAGCATTTGGTTGGATCGATataaaattgaacaaagaCACGAATATATCTATTGAACTTGGGCTTCAGGCTTCAGAATgtggttttgaaaatactTTTCATGCGAATTTAGTCAATCCAGTTATCATAACGAGTGTTAATCACGATGTCTTATTTAATGCAAAAGCTCATCAAATTATTGCACGCCAATCGTATCCTCATCAATGGAATAGTGCAATTACATGGGCCCTGCATTTCATATCCTCGGATTTAGAGTTATTCATTCTCCGTGATCATTTTAATTTGTTGGTTGATCTCTTCACTGATTTTGCATCTGGAGATGCTGTACCATATGAATTGTTTAGGCCTGTCCTTTATCAGTTTTCCTGGGATATTTCGAATTATTCGTTATATCTAAATGCGAACGATGCGAACATTGTTAACAACCCTCTAGATTTTAATGAGAACTGCTATATATCAATTCATGGTAATTCTGCTAGAATAGGTGTTAAATTGCCTATAGAAACAATTTCTGAAGAGTCAATTACCATAAGTTATGAAATTTATACTCCGAAATTCGATATCCAATTAAAGACTCCTCCGTGGCACACATTGCATGAATTTATGGCACAAAGATTCGTGGGTAGGTCTCACGAATTTTCAGCTAGTGGTTCCTATTTGTCATATAATGATGTGGACATTGATAATGTTGATACTATAAATCTTGAGTGCAAAACAAATCATGCTACCTTTCTCGCTTATGGTTTTCTGTTAAGGTATGTGATGAATTTAAAACTCAATTATTTCGGCGAGTTTGCCCAATTTCGTACAACCGAAGAGTATTCTGAGGAATTAGCACAAAGAAACGATGTTGCTACAGACATATTCAACAacaatgatgatgatcagaCTACTGAATTAGTTGAACCGAATAGCTATGGGGAGTCAGGATTCGATATTCTACAtggaaagaaaatagaCAAAGCATCACTGAAGAGAACTGTCAATGAGAAAGATATTTGGGTcacatttttctttgagGATGGTTGTTTTGTGCTTCCAGAAAGCTTTTATGACTTTAAATCCTGTTTTGGACTACactttgataatattacaTTTGACATGCGATATCTAAGTTATTATGCAGATTTAGCATTTAGCATGAATTCCACCTATATTAAGAGGTATCCtgatgtttcttcaaattcagtTTTCGATGTCTGTGGAAGTAATCCTTTTATAACAAGCAATTATGACGGATACTTATCTGAATTCAATATTCATATTCATCGAATGTTTGGCTTACCACCAGCAGAAGAGACCtatttattcaaaattgatGTTAGCTTGGGTTATCTATCTTTCGAATCGGACATTGAAGCTCTCAAAGGATTTATACAATTTATCACTAAATTCtcttttggatttgataattttgaagatgttcTACACTATGAAATGGCTAGATCCTTTGATATTAGCTGTCTTTCCTTTTTCGCTGATGATATATCGATTAGGTTAAACAACATCGACACTAATAAATTCATTTCACTCAGCATCCCCAATGTATCACTTAAGTTGTTAGATTTTggaacttcaaaatattctttgaGAGCAAACATAGACATACcaaattttgattttttggtttcatcAATGGATGATCATAATATTGTATTAGGAACTATCTCAACATCTATATCCTTTGCTATTTTTTCGCGCAACCCAGACTTCAAAACAACCAATAATTTGCAAACGCAGCATATTCTATTGAGTGATGCACCATTTTGTAGGTGCAGCTTTCTTCATCCACAAGAATACCAAACATCAGATCTCTATAAATTATTGTATGCCTCTATTCCCCcaagttcatcaattcCATTACTGCCAGAACCAATTGGACCAAATAATTTCGATACCATATTTGAGAATTTGCTAGGTGATATATACCAAGATTACATTTCAGAAGGAACTTTCGATATTTCAAACGATACCAAACTACAACttaatattgatgaatttaaaaaacatTCAGAAAACTCCTTTTCAAAGcacaaaacaaaaaatcttACAATAGATATTGTAGATGAACTACATGAAGTGagaagttttgtttttgaactgccacatataaatatagatatcCATATTGATGTTCTGGAAGTTTTTGCCGACTTATACCGTCAATTAACAACATTTACAATATCCGATACCATAGATGGTCTTGGGGTGGATATCGTAAacaatttttccaaaacgTTTTTTGGAGCTTCCAGTGTAACAGAAGCGAAGGTAGTTTGTCCCAGGATTGATTTTAGGTTAAGAATGTATGAATATTATGCTTTAGAAGATGTGAAGCACTATTTTGTGTCAGATATTAATAAGCTTGATTTGAATTTAAGGTTAAGACAGGAATATGATAAGGAATCTGCGAATTCTGAGATGAACTCGAAAAATAAGCTTTCAGTTTATTACAAAACTGCTTTGATTAATGGTAAAATGctttccaaagaaaacTTCATTTATCCTAGTGAAAGCTCAGAGTTTTCTTACAAGTCtacttttgaagaacttgagGGATATGCATTCTACGATGATGATCTAGTAACTGATGCAAACTTGCAAAGAGGGTGTGTATTCATTAATCAGGAACATTCTGACTCAATATCggaatttattaaaacaCTATACTTAAAATTTAACACCTTTATAAAGAGTGTTACGATTTCCAagaattttaataaatctaTGAAACGAGAATTACTCATTAGAATTGCTCAAGCAGGACAAGACTATGGGATTCAGCATGATCCACCAGTTATCACAAAACCCGCAGTTATTACGAGGCTTTCGCGACATCATGTAAGGGAGTCCAGAAGCTGGAGAATTGTAACCCGCTTAAGACATGTTTTGAATTACCTCCCGCAATATTGGTATGAAACCACATCACTTGAATTACAAAAAGGAAAGTTTAGATCAGAAGAGGATGCTAAATTAcagtttttggatatatttacaaGGTGGAGGAGTTGGGAATTCGCCGACGTAGAAAGATGTTTTCTTTATAAGAAGACATATATCCCCGCTGAAGTCACTTTTGCTAAAACTATATGCTTTTCGTCGGATCTTCTAACTATTAGCTTCAATGAACGGGATAAGGAACACCTTTTCATGAATAGCTTTATGATAGATATCAGGAATGACTGTTATGTTTCTTCAGCTGTTGGTGAATCTATGGCAGCAAAATCCAATAACGTTTACAAAACTGTCGTTTCCCTGGATGAACTCCAAATAAATGTTGACAAGAAGATCATACTAAAGCTCTCTAAGCTCATTCACACACTTAAATTCGAATACGTGTACAGCAATCCTATAGTGGTGGCTAAAGATGCTAACGGTCGCtgtaaaaatatatcattacaATTAAATAAGATAACGACCAACTGCTTCCTCGGAAATGTTTCCCTTGGttttatctttgaaagaATTTACGTTTATTCATTAATAGATACACTGGATAGTGGGAACAATTCATTGCTCTCTGTTTTGCTCTTTTTTGATGTTGCTAAATTGTTCTTTAGGTATAAAACCAGaaatttgttttctttagACTTTACTGATTTGCATTTTAATTTAACTTACCTGAGTAAACAGAAGACTTACGGATTTTATCACTCTGCAGAGTTTATGAATATTAACTCCTCCATTCCATCAATTAACGATATTATCGAAGCGAATAACGAGATCCGTTTGCACATCAATGAGATAGGGCAAGATTTTGCATCTAATATACAGTATACTGAACTACCGGTATTGCCGGATTCGCAGGTTTTAAAGCCAATTGCAATGGTTAAGATGAATATAGCTGCGATCAATATTCAGCTACAACTGCTGCTCCCATTCATTCTCCGATACTCATGCAAGGAATTCGAAATAAATGTAGATTTTGGCAGGATCCTTCAGTCTTCATTGTCCTTACAAGATACTTCCGTGGAACTATTATCATTAGAGTTTCAAGAACCTTACATGAAGTACTCCCATTCATATTTGAAACTTATTGGAATGGATTTAGGAAATACTGATAATCTCGGAAGAATTAGTTTAGATTCCAGCTTTTCTAAGTTATCAATCTTTgaaccaaaaaagaatatgCGATTATTTCTAAGTGATATCGAGCAAGCGGTGaaaaatatagaaataTTGAGATCCACGATGCTGGAAACTAAATCGTCTACCGTTCAAAATGAATTCCCATTTTCAAGATTGATCCCAATTCAACTGAACCTAAATGTTGAATACATTGGGTTGCTACTGGATTTTGGAACAACTCTTTACGTTCTTGAATTTAACAATCTTGagttttccttttcaaaagataaaaCATCATCAAACCCAGTCGTTCCAACCTTCAGTAGCGACTACTCTTCAGAGTCTATCTGTTTCTTGATAAAGGATAGAAGAGTTAAGGAAACTTTGTCAAAAGTCTtagatttttctttgagAATCAAAGTTATCAGGAGCTCACTTTTGGCAATTCAGTCACTTCAAATTGAAAGCTCCTATCTTCATGCAGTACTTTCACCCATGTCTTTGGTTCGTCTGTTGTCATTTGTTAatgaattttcaataatgaAGAGCATCTATCATGATATAAAACCACGATCCACTTCTAGTAATTCAACTCTTTCCATCTTGCCCATATCAATTAAGTCTGCCCATATTTTATCTTACAACCTATGTATAGGATGGTTATTTGATCTGGGCTACAACGCTAATGAAGGTTTAATTTGGGGATATGAAAGGTTATTTGCTGTATATGACAAGCCATATGGTAAATTAACTCTTCTTGATGCATATTTCTCTGTTGCACATGGATTTTCCTCTAGTACATACTACCCCGATGGTAACGAGAAGGGCGCTATGAATCGCAGTTACTTACCCAGTATGCAAATCAACTATTGgttagaagaagaaaacgGTACAAAGGATCTATTTATAAGAGTTAATGGAGAAGAATTAGACGTCAGTTTATTGGCTTGGTGGTTTACCATTGTCGATGAAGCAACTCAGTCGCTTCACAAATTTAAGAAGCTAAAAGAAACTATTCTTGATCCATTAAAAGTAACGTCAAATGATCCCATACTTGGAGAATGGAACTATTTAGATAATCCTTTAGCTTCAAGCGTGAGATCTATTAATTGCATTATTAATTATGCTGGTAGCTCTATGAAGCTTTATTCTCGTGATGATATTCAACATGGTACTTGTTCATTTGAAATAAGGAGCCCAGCTCATACAGTTACTATTGACTACAAATATtatccttcaaagaagaagtcGCACTGGATAAGAACCTTGGCTACTGTGAATACAACACATAATACTCTGTTTCCTGTCTGTGTAccattattaaatgaaatGTGGCTGACTTTTAACActatgttgaagaattcttGTTCACAGTTTTCTAATGGTGCCCCAAATCTGGCTTCTGCGAAAGCTGAAATTAATTACAGAGACTTGTTAGAAGCATTTGATATTGCCGTGATCATTAACGTTGGCAAACAAGAAATTAGCTTAACTTGTGAACCTACCGCTAAGATTCAAGCAACTATAggatttgaaaagtttgatatcaaaatatttacTAACAGCATGGTTCCTGATGAACCTCTATGTCTCTCTGTTGATTTGCACAACTTAATGGCATCTTCGAGACATGTATTCTCCCGTGAAATAAGCTCTTCGCTGAGTTTACAACAAATAAGCATGGTTTTCAGTCTAACTCATTCGGAATATATTCACACTTATGGATCAACTCTGATTTCAAAGCCATTATTCTACTTTAAtgttaaacaaattgaGGATCTCAATTTATTCTTAGAAATTTGGTCAATTGAAAAACAGAAGAGTGTTAATGATATCATTTTGGCTCCTGTAACCGCTTCATCATTTGAAAGTGTTCCTAGTATGCCAAAATTACAGAGGGTTCCGATTAATGCTACTTTTAGCTGGGACTACTTGCTTATAATCTCTGAAATTGGAGCTGAAATTGATCTTGGGCCTTCTTTAGGGCTCGTAAAAGTAAAATCAGATAACTTATGGGGGTTGTCAAGTCATAATATAGACTGGACACAAAAGCTATTAATTTCCATGAAAGAAATTTGCATGTCCTCTAGCGGTAGGCTTGGTGGATATGTATTTATCAAAGACATTGTTTGGAAATCTAAAATTACCTGGCCTATTATAAATAACTTTCATGGGGTTCCGCTGGTTGAGCTATCCCTAGCCCTGGGTGCGTTTAACACTAAACTGTCATTTGATTATCATATGTTCTTTATTTCTACCATTCAAAATGCAGCTATTGAACTTTTTAATCAACAGGATGAAAGAGGCTTTTTGGCAGACTTATTATCTGTTTCTGTATCGGTAGATAATATCCAGGTTTTTATTACATCTTTGGCATACGCAAACTTGTTTGATATTTACAGTACCATTAGAAGGATGAGAAATGACAGTGGCCGCACAAACTTAGATCTATTAGAGTCCAATGAACTCAAAAAGATCAGTTCATTtgataattcaaaaatgcTTGCTTCATTACTCTCATTGAGAACTGAGCTATCGGTCAACGCTCAATTATTAAATTTGCATATTTTCTCTACCACCTTGATTGGTACTGAAGTTGTCGTGTTGAGGACAAGAAAGGTAATTGCAAATACTAAAAATGAAGCAAGCTCTAAGACTACCTCAGACGCCAAAGTCCAAACAGAGTTGACATGGCAGCTTCAAGATATGTCTTTGtctttatcatcttttAAACACCAACTAGACGAAAACCAACTAGATAAGATTGATGTTATTGATTATGTTAAACTAGCTTCAATTATTCATGGTGGTATTATTCTAGAAGCACCATCCATATTTGTGACAATGAATACCTGGCAATCTCAATATTCGAATGTTATCGAATTACTGTACTCTAGCAGCTTTGGTAATGGTGTTTCTATTACATGGAACCTTCGTCCAATtaactttatcaaagatATGTGGAGTATACACATAAATGCAATGAAATTGCGTCATATGCAGAAAGGTAATTCGTCCGAGATTCATATTCCTAAAGATGAGGATATTGAAGCTAAACTTGCCAAAGTGGATCTTGGTACGaagtacatatataaaccGCTGGAGGAaccaaatattgaaatgCCCAAAATTAAAGATTTGGGAGATGCTACTCCACCTGTAGAATGGTTTGGTTTAAATAGAAGTAGATTTCCAGGATTGACCCACCAAATTGTAGTTGTACCATTGCAGAAGTTATCAGCTGTAGCTGAAAAAGAATACGTAAGGATTTTAGGGAAAGTGTAA